The following DNA comes from Brassica oleracea var. oleracea cultivar TO1000 chromosome C5, BOL, whole genome shotgun sequence.
TAAAATCCTAAAACAATGTTGAAATTGGCAAAATACCCAAAACAAAAATATTGTGGGGGTTTGTTTTTCTCTGTGTCAAAGAAAATTACTTTAGTGTCCCTAAACTATGTTCAAGTCAATTTATAGACGCTCTCAGACGATGTTCTCGAGGAGCTACAGAAGCTTTTTCCCAATCCACCATTTCACCACATACTCAAAATTTGAATCTCGTATTCCTCCTCCTCCTTTACCATGTTCTTGACCATGTCTGAGGCGGTGGAGCATCTTGCCGGTGTTTTCTCTCTTACTTGTTGGTGATGTCGTCGAACTTTTTTTTGGATCTGAGAAACCAAAGACGCGCCTCCGCTCACTTGCTGCGCCTCCACCTCTGCTTCTTTGCAGCACATTTGCGTCTCGTCAGCGCCTCCATCTCTCTTCCGTGACTCTGTGCTTCTCTTCAGCACATATGAAGCACAAAATAGTTCAATGTCGGAAGCAATGGTTAGTTGATGTGCAGTTACAATGGTTATAAAAATAGTTTGAATTGTTTCTTGCTTTATTGGCATGATAATAAATTGTTTAGACAGAAAATAAAATGTGATCAAATTTTTAATGTAATGATTAAATATCAACTGTGGTGCGAATATTACTGTTTAATGAGAATACATCCGTGTTTTATGATTAGGTGTTGTGGTGTCTAGCAATCAAGACCATGTCCTTCCTCTGGATGCGATCGCTAGAGGTGATGCACCATGCTTAAAACGTGGAGGTGGTGAGCACCAGACCATGGAGAACATAAACTCGGGGGAGATGTAGACAACTGGTCGAGCGTCGTTGAAGCTAACTTTGGCATGCAGAAAAGTGGAAAAAATATGTAGTGAAGTCAAAGGTTGGGGAGACATCCTCGGAAGGCAGCAACACCCATGGTGGGTGTTGAGTGGAGTCAACCATTAATGATTGGGTCTTGTGTTATACTATGGAAGCTTAGGATCTATTTTCTAAATGTCTACGAGTTTTTGTAAAACGGGTAACATAAAATTTAGCCGGGGTAGTAAGTTTTTGGATGGTTAAAATTTTGTGTACCCGTTTATAGAAACAATTAGCCTAATGTAAGGAAGTTAACCTAAATGATATGAAGATCTAATGTAAGGAATTTAAAGTTTAGCCAGGAGTAATAAATTTTTGGATGGATAAATTTTGAATAACTGTTTGTAGAAACAATTAGCCTAATGTAAGGAAGTTAGCTTGTTTTATAATATGAAACTATAATGTAAGAGCTTTTGTTTGTATGCTTGGTGTGAATTAATCAGAATTTGGTAAATAAGCCCATACGTATAAACTGAGGCACATGTGTATCATCTACCACCATTTTTATCTATAATACATTTATAAAGTGATATTATCCAGCTAACAACAAGTATACAATCTAATAAATTATGTAACCCTCTATTACCTTTGGGTTGTTACAATGCACCAAAATAGCCGTCTAACATCACTTGTATTACAATTTTCTTATTTATAATCCGTTTAAATAAAATGATATTCGTATATGTACTTATTTTCCCAATTAGCCGTATACATAAAATAATATTTGGCTAGAATTTGTATTATCTGGAAAAATATGTAATTGTCTATCCAACAAGAGCAATAACTATCAAAACAATCACTTTTGTTAGATTTCTTTTTAATCTACTTTCTTCTTCAACCTCTTCACAACGTTTCGGCAATGGAGGATTCAAACCAATTTCATTTCTCTAAGATACTTTGCTCTCGATTTTATTCACAGGAAAAAAATTGAACACTTATGTCACAAACTCTGTTTCTTCTCCAGCTACATCTATCTCCAGTCAATTTCCACGAGCTTTCCGAATTGAGACTCTTTAATAAAAGCGACTTCGTGTTCATCGAAGGCGTTTAGAATTTTGTTTATACACTGAGGGTTTGTGATAAGGGGTAACCCTAACGCCAAGAGGTTCGTCGCCAATGGCAAACATCCTATGAGGAAATGGAGGATGAGGGATTACACCAGTGCTAGGAGCCATAGAAATCTTAGCTTTTGCTGGTGGTTAGGAATGAGAGAACTAAGAAATTGATACTGTTAATTGATAATGGAAACAACGAACAGACAAAAACCTGATTATAAAGGAGTAAGAAAGAGGTTTCCAGATACGACAATTTAATTTTATGGAGAAAAACTACGAAAATAATATAATATGTCAAGTGGTATGAGAGAGGAGCTTTAGTGTATTGTTATCAAATAAATAAGCAGACAATATATATCTTATGAAATAAGAATAGGGGTATAATGGTCCATGATTTTTTGACAAAAACAATGAAACACCTTCATGTGTATATAGTTAAATATGGAATAACTTATGTGTGTAGAGCGTAATTTCTCTTTGATTTTTTATCAGTGACGTGTCATTGACTCATTTTATTACATTTATATTTTAGTTTCTTTTCATTTTACCATATCAAATCGCACCAACTACGCCAGCTAGTTTTTTTATTTAATTACAAAGTTGATTACATCCTATTAAATTAAAGTTAGTAGGAACAAAATAATTATGTCTCTGTGAATATTTTTAGTATAAAAAAACATTAAAAAAAAACATATCGTGGTAAGAGATCGATGATAGAATCATTTTCAGTACTGCTAAATTGTTGGGTTTCCATTTTGGTGATTGGTTACCGTATACTTTTTTTTGGGTCTAAAGGTTACCGCCTTACCGTATACTTGTTTTACCTATTGCAGGCTTTGCAGCTACAGGTTATGGCCGATTATTATTGTCGAGATAGACATCTTCGTTGATATGTTCATTTTGTTTTTCCATTTAATAACTTGAATCATATAGTAACTCAACGCTACAAACCAAGCACAAAGTTTTAAATCATTAGGTTTATATATATGTTTATCGATGCATGAAACAATAGAGAGAAAACGATCCGTGTCACAAAAATTACAAATCAGTCACATCCATGTCGTAGATGAGAATGACAAGACAGTCACATAAGATAAGAAACTTTTTTTGTCTTCTCATTCAAATAAAAATATTTTAAAACTTATTTAGTATACAGAAAAAGAATTAAGAAACTAAACTGTGTGGCGTTTTACAGCTTAACAAACGCTGAGAAGTTCAGGTTACAAGGCGCAATTTAGCACCCTGACGGCGTGCAATCTATCCATCATTCATTCGTATCTGAGTAGAGGGAAACGAAACGATAAATCAATTTCTAGCAAGTCAATTCCTATCTGTCAATCTTCTTCGCATTTTAGAGGGAGAAAATGAGACTCTTTAGAGAGAGAGAGAGAGAAAAAGTAGGCAAGAAAGACGGTCACTGACTAAATAAAAGATCACTCACTCACACACCCTTTCAAGAGATCTCATCGCCCGATCTTTCCTTCCTTCCTTCCTTCCCCGCCGGTAAAGTTTCTTAACTTTGCTTCTTCTCTCGTGTCTCTTCGTTTCTCAATTTGAGAATTTACTGCAAAGTTTCCTTATTTATTACAATACAGAGTTGCTGATTAAAAGTATTCATCAATAAAGTTTTGGTTTTAATTTTGAGATCCTAACATTGTCCGAAGAATCTAGCTACTCAATTGAGTTTCCTTACTTGTGTATCTATTGCTGCTTCAACCCAAAAAAGGAAAGTTTGTTTATTTCTGAATAATTCAGCTGCTAAATGCAATTCTGCAGGTAGCTCTTAACTTGCTTAAGATACAATGGGTGCTTCTGGGAGATGGATTAAAGCATTGGTTGGTTTCACCAAGTCTGATAAGTCAAAGTCTAAAAAGAAGGATGATAATGTATGCTCTTTCATTACCTATAGAATCTATTTATCTAAATGCCAATTGCTGGTTAGAGATGTATACTTTCTTCATTATATGTTTGTTCAATTGGCGAAGGTGAAGACTGCAACCAAGAGCCGGTCTGGGAGAAACCATTCTGTTGATTTTGATGCTGAAAAGTTTCAACTTGGATTTGAAGATTCCAATACGCATAGCAGCATGTTAGATAATGGGGTCTCCACTTCAACTTCTTATGGTGCTTCTAATGAAGAACAAAGGAAGGAGCATATGGCTGCAACTCGGATTCAAACAGCTTTTCGAGGATTCCTGGTATCATCATCACTTTCTTCGCCCTGTTAACTTTTTTTTAAATATTTGTCTCAAGCGTTACTGAGAGAGAAAGATGATACCTTTTTTCTCAGGCTAGAAGGGCTTTACGAGCATTGAAGGGATTGGTTAGACTTCAGGCCCTTGTTAGAGGACACGCGGTGAGAAAGCAAGCTGCTGTAACGCTTCGATGCATGCAAGCGTTAGTAAGAGTTCAGGCTCGTGTTCGCGCAAGACGTGTTCGTCTCGCCTTGGAAAGTGAAACGGGTCCGCAGATTCTTCAGCAACAGCTTGCAGATGAAGCCAGGGTTCGAGAAATAGAGGTGTGATGATCACTTGTCTCAGTTATTTACTTTTTTTAAAAAATCTTTTGCAAAGATAACTATAGTCATGTTGACTATGTGTTATCATTTTTCAGGAAGGTTGGTGTTATAGCATTGGTTCTGTTGAACAAATCCAAGCCAAGATACTAAAGAGGCAGGAAGCTGCAGCTAAGCGTGAGAGGGCTATGGCATACGCTTTGACTCACCAGGTTACTCACAACCTATGTGCTTGTTTAGAAGTAAATTGTTTGAATTTTCTCACTTTGTACTAATCATAACATTCCATAATAGTCTATCTGATCGTCTTCTATAAGATCAATCTTTCACAAAACACTATGATAGCAAAAGGATATTTGTTTCTCTTCTCTTACATATAAATTTGGTATGTTGTAGTGGCAAGCAGGAACTCGGCAGTTATCTGCGCACAGTGGTTTTCAGCCTGACAAAAACAACTGGGGATGGAACTGGCTAGAAAGATGGATGGCTGTTCGTCCATGGGAGAATCGGTTTCTTGACAGCAACCTCAGGGACGATGCCATATTAGCTGAAAACAATATGGAGCTGTCTGAGAATGTTGTGCATAAAACTCAGATGAAGATTGCAAGCAAGATTCCAAACACTTCAAATCTTGCGTCCGGTGTTTCGAGTCAGAAGGTAACCGGGCCATCTCTGTCAGATGGTAATTCGTCTTCACCTGGAATATCTTCAAGCATGCCGGTGCCAGTGGTGTCCAAGGATAGGTCAAAGCTCGCTAAAGACGATCTTGCTGTAGAAGTTGTTAACTCAAGACCTGGTGCTGGTCCAAGATCACACAGCAATCCAAAAGAAAGATCAAGAGCGCCAGATAAAGCTTCTAAGGAGCGGTTATCTCTGCCAAACAGTGGTCAGATCTCTTTCTCTAACCCCTAGGATTCGTTCCTCTTTTCTTTTTTTCCCTTTTTGATGATAGTGATAAGAAAATCAGCTTTGTATTAGTCATAAAGATACAGACCACAACTTAGATATTAGGATAGCTAGGTGTCGTCAGTGGAGACTTTGACCATGCCTCAATCGATCTGTATACGTCTAAGAAGCAATACATTTGATCTTTGAAACATTTAGGCTGTCTTTTGACCTTTTTTTTTCCTTTTTAAGGCTAAAACTGTGAACATTCGTTCTTGAGCAGGAAAATCCTTGGGACCTCAGTCAGCTAAAGCCAAATCTTCCCAAAACCAGAAAAGACGCAACTCCGATCCAATAAAACAGAGGCTTGCATAGCCCTGGCTAGAGTCTCTGAGAATCGTCAGTCCATCTATCACTCCCATCGTTCCTGTACATACACAGCTTCTGAAAATGGAAACAAAAAAAAAAAGAGAAAAAGAGGATATCATGTGAGAATACAATGGGTTACATTCAGACTTGCTTGGTGGTACATTGATCAGGAGAGAACACCATCGTCTTGGCGTCTTTCTGCTTTCATTGTTGTTTGTTATTTACGTGTCAGCCATCCTTTTTTGTCCATGATTCTTAAATGGATTGGTAAGTAATGTTATTATTATTCAAGTAAAGTTGTTTGGGGTATATCTTGTGAGACAGTTTTATGTTGGGAGGACGGACCATGCTTCTCATGGCCTTCCCAATGTGATATATATAGTGTGTTGTATTTGGTATATGTTCGAATGTTTCAGAGTGATGATATTATCGTCATGATAAGGTATCACTTGGCTTGTCATCTTTTCGAAACGGGAAAGTGATTTAATTAAAGTGCAGCGAAGGAAATGTCAACAAGTGAATGGATCATGAAAGAAAAAGCCCTAAACATCAACAAAAAGTATT
Coding sequences within:
- the LOC106296082 gene encoding protein IQ-DOMAIN 1 isoform X1, yielding MGASGRWIKALVGFTKSDKSKSKKKDDNVCSFITYRIYLSKCQLLVRDVYFLHYMFVQLAKVKTATKSRSGRNHSVDFDAEKFQLGFEDSNTHSSMLDNGVSTSTSYGASNEEQRKEHMAATRIQTAFRGFLARRALRALKGLVRLQALVRGHAVRKQAAVTLRCMQALVRVQARVRARRVRLALESETGPQILQQQLADEARVREIEEGWCYSIGSVEQIQAKILKRQEAAAKRERAMAYALTHQWQAGTRQLSAHSGFQPDKNNWGWNWLERWMAVRPWENRFLDSNLRDDAILAENNMELSENVVHKTQMKIASKIPNTSNLASGVSSQKVTGPSLSDGNSSSPGISSSMPVPVVSKDRSKLAKDDLAVEVVNSRPGAGPRSHSNPKERSRAPDKASKERLSLPNSGKSLGPQSAKAKSSQNQKRRNSDPIKQRLA
- the LOC106296082 gene encoding protein IQ-DOMAIN 1 isoform X2, which gives rise to MGASGRWIKALVGFTKSDKSKSKKKDDNVKTATKSRSGRNHSVDFDAEKFQLGFEDSNTHSSMLDNGVSTSTSYGASNEEQRKEHMAATRIQTAFRGFLARRALRALKGLVRLQALVRGHAVRKQAAVTLRCMQALVRVQARVRARRVRLALESETGPQILQQQLADEARVREIEEGWCYSIGSVEQIQAKILKRQEAAAKRERAMAYALTHQWQAGTRQLSAHSGFQPDKNNWGWNWLERWMAVRPWENRFLDSNLRDDAILAENNMELSENVVHKTQMKIASKIPNTSNLASGVSSQKVTGPSLSDGNSSSPGISSSMPVPVVSKDRSKLAKDDLAVEVVNSRPGAGPRSHSNPKERSRAPDKASKERLSLPNSGKSLGPQSAKAKSSQNQKRRNSDPIKQRLA
- the LOC106296082 gene encoding protein IQ-DOMAIN 1 isoform X3, producing the protein MGASGRWIKALVGFTKSDKSKSKKKDDNTATKSRSGRNHSVDFDAEKFQLGFEDSNTHSSMLDNGVSTSTSYGASNEEQRKEHMAATRIQTAFRGFLARRALRALKGLVRLQALVRGHAVRKQAAVTLRCMQALVRVQARVRARRVRLALESETGPQILQQQLADEARVREIEEGWCYSIGSVEQIQAKILKRQEAAAKRERAMAYALTHQWQAGTRQLSAHSGFQPDKNNWGWNWLERWMAVRPWENRFLDSNLRDDAILAENNMELSENVVHKTQMKIASKIPNTSNLASGVSSQKVTGPSLSDGNSSSPGISSSMPVPVVSKDRSKLAKDDLAVEVVNSRPGAGPRSHSNPKERSRAPDKASKERLSLPNSGKSLGPQSAKAKSSQNQKRRNSDPIKQRLA